Below is a genomic region from Hevea brasiliensis isolate MT/VB/25A 57/8 chromosome 3, ASM3005281v1, whole genome shotgun sequence.
tagaggggaagagttgtaacatcctcactttagctagtccgtatagtctactgttctagtgaccaatgtcagtccggacagctagaatgtttgaaattataagtagactagagtgaggagttataaagaaactaaataatactcataacaatcaaggaaaatttataggaatgaaatacactaaggttaaatgagccaaaatcccagtgatgagtaacccgaaggagaagtgacggtgaaggccgttaacaactctagacccagggaaaaaattataaaataatttttgggactccagagaagggtcattgagattcttatagcattagaatgcaaaaaaaatgcttagaaaatttttctatcggtacacacaattttggctcgttaagcccaacggagggcattttggtcattttatcttcagagatgatttttggccaacttgtccagttaaataaaaaatttatataacataaaatatgaataaatattgttaaaaatttaattaaaattaaatagacaagaaaaggatagaaaatgagaaaaaatgaggattatgacatcattatgatgtcattactattctcccacccaatcaaatgttgacacatggcattaaattgtttaaaaagacttaatgggcagaaaacaaaagaaaaaaatcaaaagcttCTTATCCCTTCTTCATTGCCGTCTCCCtcctctcccattgtccaccatagccaagctttacaagcttgatttccttggttctcatccattaaaacctaagtttctcaacacaaaaacttgttctttcatcttggtaaatcttttgggagtaaaaagaagagaaaaagaagaaccctagcaagtttgaatttcactctcttagaggttagtgacttaaacttatttttctctttaaattcatgttgaaggagtggtaattgatgcaaatttgcaagaaaatttagtaaacattaTGTGTCTGTCTTGCTCtaaattccagcagccttgaacttggtagtgttttgaagaattcttagaattaaagtgGTATAGTGGCTGCgcttaacattaatttattggttaggatagtgaaaggtaagtgaatgcaagttttgagatggttgagctagggtttgagcttgaaattgagacttgttcatgtatttagtgaaagagagttttaatggtcaactattgaccatttggctgtgtgtgaataaaaaatgaagtggtttgtgtagtgggaattgagtttggtgtggctgcccttggtgacctgcaggactgggcatgagtccagcaggtttgggcagcaataactggagttgtagagatttaattggtacaaggctaattggacatgaaactagacacataatggcacaaatttggtaaagaaaccatgccagaaaatcaaatcaaattgacctaaagattgccctaatccggttgacctgcattttgcctgggcaaaatgactaaatgaacagtatttagtcatttggtcataactcagtgtagaaaggtccaattgacctgaaattttaccagcaataagctgagatatagacatacaacttttatgaagaaacctaacccaaattatgaacataacatattcaaaaagtgacctgcagtcactgctcaaaatactgtagatttggtcagtccagaaattctgaaaaaattataattcagccagttgtggtttttgggccataacttgagttacaaaactccaaatggagtgattcaaaaaaggaaatgtaactagacaaaataagaaacaactttcatgaagacaactttgccaaattcttactacaaaaatgactaatggaatagtaaacacaaagcttaaaatctgaaaattttaaacaattaacattaagcttagaaatggtattggcaaccaataccaacaattttagaattcaaaatgtggtatattgggaatattaaaaccaatgtacttattATCCATGTAAAAgccaatattttttttattaatgaattgaatagtaataccaaaacttgaatttcaagaattgtgaaacttaaaagtgtaatatgtcctagtatacctagcaagattggtttggataggttggcatgccaatagggttacattagcgatcgcatatggcttcatgccattctgtgttttacggcctcacgtgccattctgtgacataaaagcctttggctatgttaattgagttattatacttgaagtatatccttgatgattattacagcttattagtcgttACGCTGCCAAGAACCgcagtgtgaccgatggtgtgatggtcgaggtacttagtacccgatgtcggttacccgtttatcgatccgatgcgtctagtatgggttactcgggcaatgataatgaattttgcaaaattttaatCAACTTATCTTGAAATAAATgcgaaattaagtctaccaaaaatgtaaacatacattctgcatatttactttattttagttattttattttatattgtcaccactaagcagaattgcttagcgcgtcgcttttgccacgtgcaggtactggagacatagctggggagcccaacagacatcagacagggtaaaCTTACAGAGCTGCATattgagttcagagtcacctcacattgcagtgcatttggtaggacaataggccacttttgatattttggtattttgttattttgtattttgtcaacttatgtaatgtatattataaactcatgtaattatacttttgatgtaattatctatgaactatgttcagcaataaatgtgagcatttctcattgagttgactgtgatataaaatgaatggaattttgagatattaaagtcatttgagaaattgttgagaacatattggtggttgactgagaatgatgtgatgattttattggaagtatttttaacatattcaaaagaactgtttttctaatttacagcaggcactctgccggattttctataaaatttgtgaaaaattcaaattaataaaaaattataaataaaaaagtaaaaagggtaaattgaattgaaatatgatttggttctccggcacactgtgtggcatatcttgctcggctacactgtagggtaaggggtgtcacatgtcaccttggTGGGTGGTTGaagaaaaatcaagaacaattaaaggatCAACAACAAGGGAGCTCTCAATCAACGGGAGCTCAAAGAAGTCTTGGAAGAGGAGGTCAACATCGAAGAAATTATAGACAGCATGATAGAAGCTGCTTCAACTGCGGTAAGCTTGGTCACTTCACTCGAGATTTTAGATTGAAGAAACAAGGCAGTAGACTAGGACAAAGATTGGATCGCAGACTCTGGATGCTCCAATCACATGAAGGGAGATATAAAGAAGCTCTGCAACATGTCTAAATAAAAAGGAGGAAGTGTAGTTATAACTGAGAATAATTCAAAGCTGCCTATAGCAAATGTTAGCAGTACTATGATCATGCCATGCTTCAATCCTAATCAAGTGTAGTTAGAGAAAGTCCTCCATGTCCCAGGTATGAAGAAGAATTTATTATCAGTTTCACAATTGACATCTTCTAGAAATTATGTGGTGTTTGGACCAGATGATGTCAAGGTATTTAGAAGCTTTTCACTTCATGGCAAGCCCATTATGGAGGGACAAAAATTAGAGTCTATCTATGTAATGATTACTGAGTCAGCATACACAGATAAGACGAAAAAGAATGAAACAACTGACTTGTGGCATGCGCGACTCAGACATGTTAGCTACCAGAAGTTGAAGATTATGATGGTGAAGTCAATACTTAAAGGCCTTTCTAAATTAGAGATACACGATGATATTATCTACGCTGGATGTCAATATGGTAAAGCTTATCAGTTACCATACAAGGAGTCAGAGTACAAGGCAAAAGAACCCTTAGAGCCCATCCACTCAAATGTGTTCGATCTAGTCAAAGATACTTCCATTAGTGTGCAATATATGGTGACTTTCATCGATGATTATTCAAGGTATGTCTAGGCATTCTTTATGAAAGAAAAGTCTGAAACTTTGATCAAATTTAATTCAAGCAAAAGGTAAAAAATGAAGTTGGAAAAAAGATTAGATGCCTTCATACTGATAATGGTGGAGAGTACATATTGGACGAGTTCACGGAGTATCTAAAAGAATAAAATATATGACATTAGTTGACTTATTCGAGGACTCTGCAGCAGAATGGAGTCACAGAAAGAAAGAATCGGCATCTTGCAAAGATTTTTCAAAGCATGGTACATGTTATGAATGTGCCTAGACATTTCTGGGCTGAATGTATGAAGATAGTGATGTATATAAACAATCGTTTGCCACAACCAAAGCTAGGCTTCAACTCCCCATTTTAGAAGCTATGGAATCATAAGCCCATAGTCAGTCACTTGAAGGTCTTCGGTTGTGTTTGCTATATTGATCACTTACATAGCAAGTTCGATAAAAAGGCACAACGATGTATCTTTATGGGTTACAATAATGCAAGAAAAAGTTAGAGATGCTGCAATCCCACTACCAGCCGAAGGTATGTTTCAAGAAATGTTTTCTTTGATGAAATGTCATCATGGTGGTCTTCAGAAAAAGTAGTGTTACTTGACTCCAAAGAGCTAGAAGATAAGCTACATGAAAAGCTAGAAGAGGAAGAATAAGATAAAGAAGATGATGTTCAAGAGGCAGTTAATGAAGGGCCAACCATTGATGATAGAGAATAGTCCAGCTCATAAAACCAAGAATGATCTAGAAGCCCGTGGTAGACAAGTGTACATCATGAAACACCTGAAGATATTCATCCGAGCCAATACGAGGAGGTTAAACAAGCAGAACCTCAACTTAAAAAAGTAGAGTAAAGCATCCAAATGCAAGGTATGTCAATGCTGCCTATGCTGAAGTAGATAAAATTAAGGAGCCTACTACCTTCGAAAAAGCATATAACAATAATAATTGGCAAAAAGCAATGTAAGAAGAAATTAATGCTTTAAAACAGAATCAAACATAAGACTTGGTTCCAAAGCCGAAGGATGTCAAGCCTATATCTTACTGATAGGTCTATAAAGTGAAAACTCATTCCGATGGCTCAATTGAGAGGTACAAGGCTTGCCTAGTCACTTGTGGGTTATCTTAACAATATGGCCTGGACTATGATGAGACATTTAGTCCAGTGGCAAAGATCACTGTGGTTCGTGTCTTATTATCACTAGCTACTAATAAGTCTTAGAAATTATGGCAAATGGATGTGAAGAATGCCTTCCTTCATGgagaaattgatcgagatatttATATAAAGTAGCCTAGAGGATTCATAAATCAAGACAGACCTGAATTTGTCTGCAAGCTGAGAAAAGCTCTTTATGGACTAAAGCAGGCAccatgtgtaacatcctcactttaactagtccgtacgttctactgttccgatgatcaaTGTTGGTCCGGGCAACTAGTATatctgaaattataattagactagagtgaggagttataaataaacaaataatgacaagaaaaattaaggaaaatttttaaaaatgaaatgcactaaggttaaatgagccatagccccaacgatgagtgaccctaatgggaagttgctatGAAGACAGATAGCAACCCTAAACCCATGGGAAATTCAGTGAAATAATTTACGACTTGGATTAATAAAAATTAacacaaaaaattaaagaaaaaagaagaaagataAAGCCAATTATTAGTTAAATAAAAAgatataatttaattcattttcatttggtcatttttcaacattttgtccaattaagtaagtgaaacatattatataaaacataaatatataaaaaataaaaatataaaaataaaatgaaaaaataaaaaaaaataaaaaaaaaaaaaaagaaaaaaaaaaaaaaaacaaaaaaaaaaaatttatgacaaaataaatgaatgataaaaacaaataataattcattattatttacttattaataaaaattaattaaaaaaaaaaaaaaaataaaaaaataaaaaaattcttcAATTAAAGATCCCATCTCctcttcttcaccattttctctccttttttcacttttttttgcttgaaaaaaaaaccataaaatgaaatgaaaaaaaaccaGAAATCCAAGCTCAAAAAACACCTCCTAcctaaaaaaaaatcaagaagaGACTAGAAGATTTTTTTAAAGAGATAGGAGATTTACTTAAGAGCTCCCAAAAGAGTGGAAGTCTAATATTTCATCTCTAATTAATGTTTTAATAAGTTAttgatttaatatttaaaattaaaaaaaaagaaatatatatatatatatatatatatatatgatttgtaAATACCATAGATTATATATATTTGAGAATTGATAAATTGCAAAGTGGTATGTGTGAGCTGCCCTGGTAATCTCATGATTAGATAATTAAATAatgtgtaaataatgaaaataaagTTATGAGTTAGTTTTGAatacaaatttgattttttttatttttattttggtgaAGGTTTCTTCTAAAATGAAaggagtgaccatttggctatgtgtgattaggaGATAGTGTGATTGATTCATTGATTGGGAATTATGTCCATGAGCTGTTTGGCAGTCACGGGGTGGTGTGATTTCAGCAGGTGGGGACTGAGTTGTGTGAGTTTGTTAAGTTCAATTGGTGCTAATTGatgatgaaactagacacatatggCACAACTAAcatgaagaaatcctgcccaaaACCAAAAACTAACCAAGAAAAAAAACTACTCTAATCCTAAAACAACTTGTAAAACAAATCCTAAAAATGTGCCAAATGAAAATGAAATGGTGAATAAATGTTTGTTCAAAATGGTCAAAAGAAAGgttgaagaaaaataattaaacaataaagaaaatttcaattttagaaaatgaagaacaaagaaaaaaatttctTCATTAAAACCAAAACATtgctaaataaaaataaaatatcaaaaaacTTCGGATATCAAAATCAAAAATTACTTAGCCAAGATGCCAAATCCGCCTATGCAAAtctagataaaaaaaaatgaaaaaaaactaaaatgggaaaaaaaaaaattgaagacaaATAAAACacataaaggaaaagagattataagagaattttaaaaaattcttgaattgcctaatggaataatgaaatctaaaaataaaaactaaaaaattttattatttgttttttattttatttttttatttatatattggcATTTTTTGCCAACATTTTAAAAATGGTATCTTGGGtaacttaaaaaaattaaatctaaaataaattaaaaaaaaacaatatgaacatgaaaaaaaaatagtcaattgaaaatgaataaaaataaataattaaatcattaaataaataaaatattaattaaatatacctAAGTAATATCCTATATTGTTAGTTGGCAGGTGGTTATAGGTTTAGATTACATGGCTTTATgcatatttagattttatttttatttgtatcatTCGTGATATAAATGAtataatttgatttttctttttttattttatttattttgattgagttttattttaatattattattgtatATTAATACATACATTGATTTTATTTGTGAGTCAAGGTCGGATGACGATGATGATGTGGGATGGTGGGTACTTGGCGCTTATCGGCGGTTACATGCTCTACCGCTTAACTAGTATAGGTTATTAAAAAGCCaatcaaaaaaaatcaaataaaaataataaaaaataaaatacttaattgttataaataaaatgtatatataacaataatatattatatattattccatttttttatttatttttttattttattttggcaCCACACAAAGATTGGCTTAGCTTAGCTTTTGCGCACGCGCAGACACATGAGGAGAGGAGACCCAAAGAAAAACCTCGCGGTGGGTGATGGATTAGTCGATTCAAGTCCAGAGTCACTCTCTCGCAAAGGTGCACTGTAGGATATAGGAtttttttgggttttttttttgttttacatttttgtactagttcttgattgtaattacaaactcataaaatcatatgataatgtaaatatatgaaattacatGTTACTGTAATTATCAATACATTTTGTTGAGAAATAAAATGTTGgggagttattcatgaaattgattCGAAATGTAATATGaaccaaattttgaaaattgtgttgaaatttggagattgagttgatatgtatatatattagagttctggatctgaaaaccatattggaagtgtttttttaataggttcagaagaactgttttttcaatttacagccgacactcttccggattttctataaaatttacaaaagatttagattaatcaaatttgtaaataaatgatataattggtaaaactttgcacttagtgactaataaataaatgaattaagaagggtaaattgttatggaataagatatggtgctccggcatactgtgtggcatatcttgtttggctacactgtagacgggtaaggggtgtcacaccatgaGCATGGTATAGGAAGATAACCGAGTTCCTCATGCAAAGTGGAGACAAGGTGACACCTACTGACTCAAGTCTCTTTGTCAAAGCTAAAGGAGATAAACTAGCAATAGTGCTAGTTTACGCGGATGGTCTTATCATAAAAGAAGACGATAAAGAAGAAAGTCTCCAAACGCAAGGTAACTTATCTGTTCATTTTCAAATGAAAGAACTTAGAGAACTCATATATTTTCTAGGGCTCGAGGTGGAGCACACAAATGATGGCTTGTTCCTATACCAAAGGAAGTATACTAAAGACTTGTCGGAGAAATTTGGAATGATGGAGTGCGAGCCAATTAGTACACCTATGGAGACTAATGCCAGGCTATACGCTGAAGAAGGAAAAGATTTAGAGGACACCACAATGTATCGACAATTGGTAGGTAGTTTGATCTACCTAACCATGACCCGACCTGACATATTTTTAGCTGTAGGGGTTGTTAGTTGCTTCATGCAGAATCTAAAGAAGCCTCATGTGGAAGTTGTGCGAAGAATACTAAGGTACATTAAAGGTACTGTCAATTTTGGATTTATGTACAAAAAAGGGGGAGCCTGTAAGATTATTGGATATTAAGATGCTGAATATGGAGGGGACCATGATATAAGACGATCTACTACTAGCTACGTATTCACTCTTGGTTTGGGTGCAGTATCTGGGTGTAGTAAAAGGCAACCTAAAATATCATTATCAACTACCGAAGCTAAGTATAGAGTAGCAGCAATGGCATCTCAAGAAAGTACATAGTTGCTACAGTTAATGAATGATCTACATCAAGTTATTGATTGTCATGTGGCACTACATTGTGAAAATCAATCTACTATATGCTTGGCGGAGAATCCAGTGTTTCATGCTCGAACAAAGCGTATAAAGATACACTATCACTTTGTTTGAGAAAAGGTGTTACAAGGAGAGATTGAGTTGCATTTGGTTAAGTCACAAGACCAAGTTGCTGAGTTTAAGCCCTATCAAATTTGCTGAGTTTCGAGAACAACTGGACATGAAAAAGGAGAGTCGATGCTGAGGGGGAGTATTGAAAATCCATCACcgactctctctctttctccattAATCCAGAATTTCTTGCTTGGTCTTTAAGCATGAGAACCGCCTCTGCACCAGCTTGATGAAGCTTCATTACCAACTTGGGGAATATACAAGAAGCAACGAGGAGCTTCAGAACCACCATTGAGAAAGATTCTTGCACCAGTACTTGAAGCTTCATGACCGACTCCAAGACGCCTCTAGATTTGTCCATCCACCGCCTAAAAACTAATATAAATATGTGCCTGTGTTGCTGTGTTCTTTTGTACCAACAATTGGAAGCGTGCAAGAGAGAATGTGAAGAACACTTGTGTGTGATTGAGTGCACACGTGAATGCGTGTGTGAGTGTTAAAGAGAGAAATTCTTGTGTGCACGATAGTGTTAGCGTGAGTGAGGAAATAAGTGTGGTGTGCCGTGAGTGTCCTTTGGAATTgtaaaattacaatttatccctctAATAAAGTTTCATTTAAGCCCTTTATCCTCCAATTTTCAACGAGTGGTATCAAAGCATAAAGATATCCAACAATAAGTTATAGTGGGTATAAGTATTACGCGTATAAATATATTTAACAtagaaaaaatttttattaaataaggtTGGGAAAAAATAATGAAAGCACAAACGAAATTTTATTTCAGTCTACTTTGGGGATTGAAAGTTCTTGTGTTCATTCCATCATTCATTTTGCGGAGGCTGCGATTATGAACTGTATTTTAATGAGCAAGACCTTTTGAAGAATCGTAAGAAGAGCATTTTGGTTCATTGGAGTTTGTTCTGATATGGGCAGTGGCAGAATCAGAAATTTAAATTGAGGAGTGaagattgtatataaattttttttattattataattacattaaaaaaaaaaaagtttaacacGAACACACCAAAACAAAATCTAGCTTGCAGACTTCCCCCTAATTTTCATTCTACATATGGCATGTTAAATAAAAAAATCCTGTAAAAGTCACAAGACAAAATAGCATAGCAAAAAGAGGGAATAATCATCTGTATTAATCAAAGGAAATAGAGGAACATTCAAAAAGATTTCTAAGAAGTACAGTTAGATAATCTATACCTTGTTTATAGTTTGGACATTTTCAAGATCATAttcaaaaataagaaattaatttattgtaatttaatTCAAGGAGTACTTTTAGATGGACGATTTTGAAAAATTGAATTCTCAATAATTAAGGGTTGGCTCATGTTcaagaattgaattaaaatacTCCTTAAATTAGTGGTCTTTTTCATTGGAATTAAAAAGGTAGCTTCTAAATTTGAGAACTCAATTTTGTAAAATATGCATCAATAGTTTTATTCTTTCCCATAATGTTAGCTTATTAATTTTACTAacatgaattttaaaaaatatatatatattatttcataaCTCACACATTTACATAGAAAAATAATAACTtgaaatttcattaattcatttcTAATTTTACATTTACACACATATAATTATAACAATAAAACACAAgtaattaacaaaaaaataataaaagatttcatcaatttgttcatctATTCATGTTCAATTTCAAAGCTCAATAAAACCCTATAAATTAATAAAGTCATCAATTATAGAAAAGAATATAGAATCAAAAGGGAAGGATAGAGAATAATAGCACAATTataaaaacaaaacataaataggaaattaaaaaatcaataaaaaaatttcatcaaattttccaTTTATTACACTGAATTTCATAGCTCAATAAGACCCTATAAGCTATAAATGAAGTTATCAATTCGAAAATCAAGAGGAAAGTACAAAATAATGTCTTAACTAGTTATGAAGTGTGAACCATAGAGCGAGAATGGTTATGGTGGGGCATGGGTTCTGTTTTggtgtttcttcttcttcccttccgcAGTAAAAGAGTACTCTATGCACTATTTGGGAGGCTACTGAATAAGGCTTAAAATGAGTTATAACTAATGGGTCAGCAAATAAGTTTTACATATAATGGGTATAAATTATAATGGGGTAAATTATAAGTATAAAGGACAAAcaactaaattataattataatgggCTGGTATTATGAGAAGCATTGGTGAGCTAGGCCTTGTTTGGGCAATGTGAGATTaagagggagaaaaaaaaaattaagttgcCGGGGAGGGGAGGCAATAGTTACAATAAAATCATTATAATAAAaccatattataattttaaggaaGTCAACTTTTGTGCATATTGGGTGGCTGGTTATGCTTCGTCTTTTCCTATTAGGACTCATCAGTTGGAATCTCCGCCCGGTAAATTATGGAGTTGGATCTATCATGATCTAGTGGCTGTGTCCTATGCCTGTCACTGTTCTCTTTAGTTTTGttattatttccttttatttttttaaaaagctaagaagtgaatttaattaattataaaattacattttaataaaattagcttAAATAAAGTTCAGAATTATTTTTTTATCGACTAGAGTTCGATTTCATTGAAAAATAAATCAGAATTATTTATACTAAATATATTAAAGTGAAGAACGTATTGTCTATgtataaatcatatttattcttcTATTATGATTGATCAATTGAATAAAATTTCAAATTCGCTTCGCAAATATCATTCC
It encodes:
- the LOC131178288 gene encoding uncharacterized protein LOC131178288, which produces MKKNLLSVSQLTSSRNYVVFGPDDVKVFRSFSLHGKPIMEGQKLESIYVMITESAYTDKTKKNETTDLWHARLRHVSYQKLKIMMVKSILKGLSKLEIHDDIIYAGCQYGKAYQLPYKESEYKAKEPLEPIHSNVFDLVKDTSISVQYMVTFIDDYSRHNDVSLWVTIMQEKVRDAAIPLPAEEKVVLLDSKELEDKLHEKLEEEE